A region from the Brassica napus cultivar Da-Ae chromosome C8, Da-Ae, whole genome shotgun sequence genome encodes:
- the LOC106416229 gene encoding lipase-like, giving the protein MIPLLITPALQLAELLVSSVVHILFGLYLFSSAIAGDLTQTLVESVFKPKPTIEVKQGNTTTAQVNDLTPIVLVHGIFGFGKGRLGGLSYFAGAEKKDERVLVPDLGSLTSVHDRARELFYYLKGGRVDYGEDHSKTCGHSQFGRFYDKGEYQEWDEDHPIHFVGHSAGAQVVRVLQQMLADKMFDGHENTNENWVLSLTSLSGALNRGTRTYLDGIQPEDGKSLKPICLLQICRLGSIIYDWLDISWLKSYYNFGFDHFNLSWQKTGLRGLVDCLLGNAGPFASSSGDWILPDLSIQETMKLNANLKTFPNTFYFSYATKRTRKPPLGGVMGIHPLLSIRVLQMSQWRYPRDIPLPYKGYRDEDWQDNDGALNTVSMTHPRIPVEHSNLVVRSDSDCLPLQPGIWYYKIVEADHIMFILNRERAGVEFDLIYDDIFERCRKHVFRQSPQTMPNKDQRKLGEDKEE; this is encoded by the exons ATGATTCCGTTGTTGATCACGCCAGCTCTTCAACTAGCAGAGCTTTTAGTAAGCTCCGTCGTTCATATTCTATTCGGGCTTTACCTCTTCAGCTCAGCCATCGCCGGAGATCTCACTCAGACGTTGGTTGAGTCAGTCTTCAAGCCCAAGCCCACCATTGAAGTCAAACAAGGGAACACAACAACAGCACAAGTCAACGACTTGACTCCCATTGTTTTAGTCCATGgcattttcggttttggcaaaGGA AGGTTAGGTGGTTTATCATACTTTGCTGGTGCTGAGAAGAAGGATGAGAGAGTGTTAGTGCCTGATTTGGGTTCTTTGACGAGTGTACACGATAG gGCGAGAGAGTTGTTTTATTACTTGAAAGGTGGACGAGTTGATTACGGTGAAGATCATAGTAAAACTTGTGGGCATTCTCAGTTTGGTCGTTTTTATGACAAAG GGGAGTATCAAGAATGGGATGAAGATCATCCTATTCACTTTGTTGGCCACTCTGCTGGTGCTCAAGTTGTTCGTGTGTTGCAGCAAATGCTCGCTGACAAG ATGTTTGATGGTCATGAGAACACAAATGAGAACTGGGTGTTGAGTTTAACATCCTTATCAGGAGCATTAAATAGGGGTACTAGAACCTACCTCGATGGAATTCA gCCAGAGGATGGCAAGTCCCTCAAACCCATATGTCTACTCCAGATTTGTAGACTCGGATCCATCATCTACGACTGGCTAGACATCTCCTGGCTCAAATCCTATTACAACTTCGGGTTCGACCATTTCAACCTGTCCTGGCAGAAGACAGGCCTACGCGGCCTCGTGGACTGCCTTCTCGGAAACGCAGGCCCATTTGCATCGTCATCTGGAGACTGGATCTTGCCTGACCTCTCCATCCAAGAAACAATGAAGCTCAACGCTAATCTCAAGACGTTTCCAAACACGTTCTACTTCAGCTACGCGACTAAGCGTACTAGAAAACCACCTCTTGGGGGAGTGATGGGTATACATCCTTTGCTTTCCATTAGGGTCTTGCAGATGAGTCAGTGGCGTTACCCTCGTGACATCCCTCTGCCTTATAAGGGCTACAGAGATGAAGATTGGCAGGACAATGATGGAGCGTTGAACACTGTATCTATGACTCATCCACGGATTCCTGTTGAGCATTCGAATCTCGTTGTTCGTAGTGACTCAGATTGTCTCCCGCTACAACCAGGCATTTG GTACTATAAGATTGTGGAGGCGGATCATATAATGTTCATTTTGAATCGAGAGAGAGCAGGAGTGGAGTTTGATTTGATATACGATGATATATTTGAGAGGTGCAGGAAACATGTGTTCAGGCAGAGCCCTCAGACAATGCCCAACAAAGATCAGAGGAAGCTaggagaagacaaagaagaataG